From Perca flavescens isolate YP-PL-M2 chromosome 19, PFLA_1.0, whole genome shotgun sequence:
CTGAGAGTTTCCATTATTCTAACCAGCCCTGCACCTTCGACATCACATGTCCAGTACATACAGAAGGCCAAAGTTACCACAGAAAATTCTTTGTAGGTTGTGGTTTTTTTCGTACATGCTGCCACAAACCCCAGAGATGTAAGAAGCTCTCTGCAGGTAACGGTGAAGAGAGATGTCAGGCGTCTGTGCGGTTTCAGGCAGGATGTCTTTACATCAGTGCTCAGTTCGCACCTACAGTATAGACTAAGGTGACTATAGTGCAGTGCCccggccgattgcttggcctcctgtatgctgcttgcagctttctccagAGCCACTGTACCGTGAAATAACTCACACAAGGCCCTCATAGCACGTAATATACAACTCAACTACTGCCAGTGGTATTACCAGAAGTAccagaagtattcagatcctttacttatgtaaaaaggtgctctaagcgatgtcatgcGTTTTATAGGCTACACTAATGaagtagtgaaatcagctggctgagttcattggtggaataaacacatggcaggataGCTGGCTGtgttcattggtggaataaacacatggcaggacttttactttctagacctggaattgacacctctgaaAAAGAGtaatcaatgcagaaaaatccttgcattttagaaactggaaacgatccaaacagttctgtgtttaatcagctaattatttcagctggacttgcaggctgttatattggcgggtagtttaatttataagattttataaactacatgtgttttgtttgcaaatttgtaaagtaactagtaaagcTGTCAggttaatgtagtggagtcaaaaataaaatatttctctctgaaatgtagcgcagtagaaagtggcgtgaaaagaaaagacttgagTAAAGTCTCtcaaagtacctcaacatttgtacttgtacaaataagtacagtatttgagcCGATGTACTTCTGACTtactttgtacttgtacttcagAAGAAGAAAATTGCACTACTATGTCCGTTTACCTGGCAGTTGTTACTGGTTACGTTGCAAACTCATATTTTTCTcagaaaatattacatttttgaaataCGATGCATTATTATTTATGAAACTATCTAGCATTATATTAAACTTGAAAGCTTCACCTTGAACAGCCTTTAAGTAAATGTAGGTACATTGTGCTGATAATGCCTCTTGTaagtaaacatttaaatgcagcGGATATCCTACAGGACttcaatccaatccaatccactttatttatatagcacgattttaacaaacacaaggtttccaaagtgctgcacaaaagataaaacaaagtaaatagataacacaataaaagcagaGGTACCCACtattaaataaatgcaataaaaaacgatttaaattgaattaaataagtaAACATCAATTAAAGtatgcaaatatgaacataacATCAACACTCTACCTggtgttaaaagccaaagaaaagaggTAGGTTTTAAGAAGAGTTTTAAAATTAGACAGAGAGGAGGCCTGTCTAATGTGCTTGTACTGTCCGGTCATAGTCCTGCAGGATATCTGCTCGTGCTCATTGAGGGAAGTGAAGAAAAGTTCAGTAATGAGGTTAGTAGGCTATATCCAGcagtcagaaacacacaggtCAAATATGGAGATATTCATTTCCAAATAGGCGTAATAATCACTGGCAGCCCGCCACGGAAGACATGCCTGATTGAAAGCCCCTACAGCTTTAAGCTGCAAGCTTATTGTGCCATCACTTAgtttcattcatatttattaatattcaacgCTGTCCAAACTGCTACAAATTCCAAACAACAAGTTCCTTTGGGTACCCGGCAATATACCCTCCAAGTATGAAGTAGATTGGATGAAtggtgcgcacacacacacacacacacacacacacacacacacacacacacacacacacacacacacacacacacacacacacaccttgcttTCCGTTTCAAAGACACATACTTAAACAATTTATGCAATATGAAAATACTCTATAAAAGTTAGAACACAAGCCCTGCTCCATAATGTGATCATGTTTTCTTCCCTGACATAATATAACATGATGGAAATGTTCAGAAACAACGCAGTTCAGGTTAGGTCAGTCCAAAAAGGAAAAGATCAGGTTGACGGGCAGTGTAAACATAGATGGAATTTGGTCGAGTGCAGAACATGAGGGCTAATGCACATTAACAGAAGAGGCAGTAGAATATGAGAAGCCAAGAAAGTTGCAAGAGATGAGACTTATCTTGACTTGGGGAGGTCCAACAGAATCAAGGAAGTCCACGATCCCATCTGGAGATTTCATCCAAACCCGTTTCAAAGGATCAGCACACTTCCAGCACCACATTGTTGCCCAGAAAAAGTCTGATAAATCCAGCTGGTTCTTGGAATATCTGCCACTCCATGTATAAACTGtcattgtttttccttttcttcttttttttcagcaaaaatatcCAAAACTGGATTTAACTTTTAGTGATTTCATTCTTTTGCTTCTCATTCCTCTGTCTGTTCTCCTCCATGCTTCCCCCAGCTCACAGGTGTGTCTCATTAATCACTTTCCCAACCTTCATTTTCTGTCAAGGTTGAAAAGGgctattttgtactttttctttCCCCCCTTTCTACTACAGCCGTCTACACAAGCCACGTGCTGGGTCACATTTTACTTAAGCAACACCCAACTGTGACCCACAGCGTAATTTCAAACTTTGAGTCtattttcttctactttttattGTCTTATGGCTCTGTATACTGCCAAAGTGCAGCTGACCTACACTCAAAACTGTGCCTGAATGCACCTTGTGCAGAcactaggctcgttcgagatgagccagatctgcgcagaatagATCACCGAAGATCgggcccaatgcatgccggttagatttgtgtccgacttgatcccgacttgctctgacgtcatgcacacgtggccgtgggcaacgataatctcacgagaccaagacggccgcagttctgagcgGTTCTGAGACGCAAGTAGCGCAgatgcttttcaccaactgcaagagccaggcggacgcaggtggACCCAGGGCATgttgggaaacgccggcctctcagctgatcgaacagctgattggttcagaatcgactcaacatgatgacgttttatataaactttttattgattttgaatcggagggattttaactgccatttgtctgatttaaaggcttattctgaacagaacacatgttgtgtggctgatagttatgtttagaagtcagagagactaaatctgttcagattacggatcatctacagtgtgttggtaattaaaatcagcaacagatcgcatgtagagaattttgacagttactctgtcataataaaatcaactggagactgtgtaggagctgatatatgggtctgataacattttattaaattggaatcggaccacagtgtttgtgtcacttcctgttgagcctgaaggctgctggaatcagctggaaaactgtccgacttgggagcggacttttgtcaccgccccccgctgctgccgcctgctctcgtctactttacaggcgaggcgcagttcatctcgaacaagcctaATGACAGCTTGAAGCTGCTGCATGTTtgaacattctttttttatatttatttatttttttccataacaaAAAGTTATTTCCTGACACACGTGTCACCTCTGCATTGTTTATTTGGTCGTTTCAGTCACAAGGACCTTTCCCAAGACAAgacagtagtttatttattgcCTTTAGTTGACAGTAGTGCAGACGTAGGCAGGAAACAAGGGCAGAGATGGTtgtgacatgcaacaaaggtcccttTTGAATCCCTCAACGGTTAGAGAGAATATCTGCTACATTTGATCTACGTTCTCCATCTTTGGTCTCCAATCCATGTCTGCACAGCAGGGGTGGGGCTAGAAGGGGGACACGCCCCCCCACCACCTTAAATAtgactgattattggtccccACTGTGCCACCCCAATTTATAAAAGATCCTGGAATCGCCCTTGGTACACAGGTCCAATCAGTTTTAAGGAAGACTCGATCCAGGACCTGAGTCAGACTGGGACTAAATTATAGTCTACTAGTCTAGTCTTGTTTCACTGCCACAGGTCTCAGGTCTGTGTGTCAAAATGTCTAATACCCGAATCGATCCAGGTATTAGACATAACTTGGTATGTCATGATTACTGCTGGAGAAAATCAGAAGCATAATGCTGCTGCCACAGTTGTTACAGTCATTCTCCTCATGTCTATCCAGATCTGTAAAGATGTCTCACAGAGACAGACCTTTCAAGTAGACTGATGATGGacaggtgcttttttttttaaatagatgtaGTATGAAAAGGATGTGGTTGTATACTAACCTTCTGTCTTTCCTGTTTCAGGACATATGAGAAGAAAAGCAGCTGAACTTACCACAGCAACAGCACTGGGGCAAAGCTACGTTTTTCTcttatttaatattattgtaTTTCCTAATTTTGTCACTTAAATTGTATTGATTAACTTTCTTCGTTTATGGATATGAATGGAGATGCTCCCCCGGTggagatttttttccccaattacGTCAGCtaaatgcactatttttcaGGCTGTTTGAGATAATAGAATGCATAAGGATGCAAAGGAATAGGATTGtttcattaatattattattagtgtttttgttattattaataattgctcagatttacacaacaaaagatttgacacagtatttatttattcaatttccgcttggtgacttatgatgtgggggggtatgggggtcctcccccagaaaattttgagcattaaactcttcatttcctgcattctggtgaatttgtatgcacatatttatacctttttctgaataaattgATGCTAGAAATCTTTATGTAAAAGGTAAACATAGACtataatccaaatataaaaacataatggaatatatgtaactaaggctctcaggcattctgtattgctttcatatttattctcctgtagatcagcTTTTCTAATTCtgtctgagtcagcacacatgtagcctaggcatcatttactcttcccttttcttttgcttcttttgttgaggaagtaacctccttaaatgtgcatatgacaattattcacgtcaatgataaattaattcattttaatgaattaataaagccctgcactgtaatatttcagatttgtttgagcaagatttctgctcatgtccaaaactttgtgcacattcaaaatatatctgttatCTGAGTTTTgcaggagtcgtgatattttgagaaaaatgaaGTTGTAATAGTcaatatatttcacaaaataaactacctgcaccataatctgctgtgcattacgtgattgctctgcttatacggtagatctcagaccgtctgacagagacagagcccagtttgggtctctggtctctgaatgagcaAATATTTAGGGAAGTGTCTGTACActgctctttgctttttttcattggttgttgcgttaaatcttaTTAGCTATTGTGtagcccctttcttttttttgattggctgaaaaGTGGCAGGCTCAACTAACAACTCCAGGGGAGACGCGCTTGATTCCTGCCGGTTCCATAGTGAGAGCGGCGCGCCAGAGACATTTTGGGCTCTGCGGCCtattcaatttattataaatagtttttccacGTGAGAAATCCAATGTGTGGCGGGAGTGCGTGACAAAAGACCGAAATGAGTGACTGTCACGCTCAATTCGTGACACTTGAGAGCCTGCAGTCACTTAACTCAAGTGTTACAACAGCGGATTTACAAACCTGACGCTGCTTCTGAATCACTCTCTGGCCGGTGAGGTCTGTTACTATGGTTACTAGTAGGGATGGGTGTATCGATCCTGTGGTATCGATAGATTGATATACTCACGCTACTCATTTGGCATtgatttccttaaaaaaaatatcgatttaAACCAAAAAATTATAATTGGGGGTGTATGCATCACTTTCAGCTGTTTTAGATTACTTACTTAAATTACTATGTGCCATGACACCCCTGTAACTGGCGGCGTATTGAGCTGGCCCATGTCACGTGACGAGCGAAGTTCATTTTCTCAGGGaacaaccaagggggtaagcttcgcttcagaactcgagccatcatggcgccattttgttgctaactggccatcacctcctgttagcattccgctgaccgccatttttttttacgtcacttgactgcgaataactttacatctgaagcgtttaaagactctatttgtccgttgtttagttccaaagaaacacgacaatgtataaaaggctccattaccttgtacctcacgttatggctccgtagcagacgtttttgtaaaaataggctaacgattgtgtcataaccaagtgacttactgtcgcatagtagaggaattaccgtatagtacaggagaagctcgcaggcagtttcgacttacatgagatgtttaagtttaattactaatgttaactagcatgttagtgatcaataattagcctgtgcccatgttatctccttacatacacctacagtctccgtatctgtaagattgggaatgattgagatttctcttggcacagctaccagaagacttacaactttcagacacgttgctcacgtcacattctctcagttggaggctgcgcagtaaagctggccatcaccggaaaagtgcttctaatagccttcactggtctccgtccagagcaacggggtctattggtccattatatactgtctatgggaacAACCAAATTCTTTGAAACAACTGTCTTTCTTATGCAGGTTTATAGGATAAGGAAATCCTAGTTTATTATGATCTTTATGACCTCTTGTTTTTGCTTCAGTGAAGTGTTACATGTTTACTTCTACAAAGAGGTTCGAAACAtatgttatattatttttttttagtttttttgcctTTTAGCTTTTTCTAGCAAGAttggtcttttttctttttttgagaaataagaaaagtgaaaatgtgtatgtttttgttcatatttaatttatttcattcatatttatgttatttattttaatttgattatgtattgaccataaaacatttttgtgatttgtcttaaatgtaataatatttttactgaCAAAAATTGCCAATAAGAAATTAACGGCATTGGTATCGGTAACAGCCCGCCAGCCCCTGATGACAAGTTAACGACGACGAACAAGATTTATATTCTTCTTTGTTAAATTTTATTGGCTAACAAGCTGAGTGATGCGCGATGCATTACCGTCCGCCACCACGCACGGTAATAGAGctgttgtttcattttttgaCGCTCCAGTCacaaagactgagagaggaaatgaaacaaagttgaaattttaaattgaattttaaAAAACCTAAAAGATTTGGGGCTTTTgacaaaacattcggggcttaaGCCCAATTAGGCACCCCCCCGCTCCGCCAATGCTGAATACGTCTTCCATCACTGGCTGAATGTGAGCTAAATggttctttgatttcttccccAAGGTGTGAACCCGATCAGTGACTCTGGCGTCCAGCAGCGGGAGTCTGAACCCGTCCAGCCAGTAGACTCTGTGACTCTCAGTTGTTCTGTTCACACTGGCCGCTGTGCAGCAGAACACATTAGTGTCACGTGGCTGAAAAACTCTCATCACTCTGCTCCGCAAATGATCTACTACTCTGGAAATAAGAGCTGCCGGAGGACTGAGAGTGGAGAGACTAGCTGTGTGTACGAGCTTCTCCTGAGGAACCTCAGCTCTGATGATGCTGGAACCTTCTACTGTGTCCTGACTTCATGTGGACAGATGCTGTTTGGAAACGGGACCAGGATTATTGTTCACAGTAAGACAGGAACCGTCAATATACATTAAgagtgtgaatcttcactggtctcacaaATTCGGTTTTGATTACAATAATCCTGTCAACGATTCGATCCAATTCGATATTGCGATGCATCAAGATTGCTTCACCTCctcaattttattatttattcctacacatggttttcatcaacaaattcaagcagacAGATATGCATAAACTCcctttttttattgtatctgctcttaaaaatgACAATTCTTGAATGTAGCGTAGTCTGAACAaagcagacaacagacaaaccCAAAAAAGCACctggaaaatcaacaagcaTCATCAGTAAGCAAcaatcgattatggtctgtcactacATCGATGGAGAATCGCCCAGGTCCACATTGcgatgcatcgatgcaatgattaatttcaacacccctacTATACATGTAGCGTTTTAGTCCAATTCCTAGCAAATATTATGAATCACAACCACAGAGAAAATGTTAGGTCAATATTGAACAATGCTGTAAAACCCCGGATTAAGTCCAAAGCCAGCtagatctgaaatgaagaaTGATTATTCCTTCAATAGATCGACAGAAATATAATGAGCAACTACTTTGATAATCGATTCATTGTTGGTCCTTTTCCAAGCAAACATACTAAACATTTGTTACCATTTCCTGATATTTTATAgatcaaattaattaaaaatctcAGTACTCAGCAGAACATAATTGCTACTGGCTGCCCTAAAGccaatgttttcatgttttcaagTTTTTGTTTACAGTGACTAGGTTCGAGAAATATTGTGGTTAGAAGTTGAAGAAAATGGAAGGTTTCAGTCCAAGAAAATGTTGCTCTTATGAATGTTTTCATTTAAGAAAGTAAGATTTGTGTTCATGTTTGCAGCCATTTACAGAGGCTATTATTGAATACTGTTAATTCTCATATGTTTCAAAGGAGATGTTGCCTTCACCGAATCAGTTGATCTGAGTCCAACGTTTATTGCACTGATGCTGTCAAACACCGTTCTTGGGATTGGGACACTTGTGCTCGTATGGACACTTTGCAAAAACCACAAGAAAGATCCCACAGGTATGACCAActatgtattttattaaatatcTGTATATCTAAAGCAAAAGCAGATATGTTCTGTTATATTCTGCAGTAGCAGTGACAGAAGTCATTTTTGTTTTAGCTGCATCCGGATCCAGGGATGGATCTCTTGAAGCCAATCAGGTAATCCATTTCTTCAATGCATTCTCATAAACGTATGATATTgtacaaacaaatacagtgaCATCCGGCCGGTCACACGACTGTTAAGTGAAGCAGtcttacagttaaatttagccaaTAAAAGGATACTGGTAGTTGGATAGAGGGCACCGCGAGGTGACGGTTCTTGCAGGGGccgttgcagttgagtttagttgacaaaaggtgactgtcctGCGGTGACAACAAAAGGTGGCTGTTGTGTGACAACTAGTCTTTATCAACGACATTCCACTCctgggattgttccggtgccgcccgaaattccgccggatgtccctcattttcggccagatgtccctaatcttccgctttctttgtgttggcattctaaagcCCGGTGGCTTTATGagtactatggttaactgctcctcagatctctgcaggttaaatccagacagctagctagactatctgtccaatctgagttttctgttgcacgactaaaacaacttttgaacgtacacgttccaccaaacaagttccttcccgagactattttgcagaggcaccgtggctccgtccggtgcttagcaccgcccaagacgattgtgattggtttaaagaaatgccaataaaccagagcatgtttttctcccatcccagaatgctgcttggactagccagaccctcctccacagcgctgtgaagggaggtctggcaatgctagaCTAGATGTGACAacagtttagacaccaaaacgactagttaagattagataaaagatcgtggtttggttttaaacataaacacacgtatcctgggtgaaagtcttggtTTCATCCCAGGACACAAACTGCGCTccccggcttgaaagcgctgtgttttatgacccaactgtccaccccgacctcctctTTGCGGATAACGacttacacagcagcagttactgtagtgcatacagcaataaatgCGTGGAATTCAATACAATATACAGGAAATTATTTTCCGTAGCTATACCTACAAATGGTTCTTGAGAACAGCATGATTTCTTCTAGCTCAGTTTCTGGTTACAATTTCAGTTGTATGCCTTTAAAAAGGTTCTATTGTGGTAtatacagtttttctcagttaCTGTTGAATGGCAACTTAATGCGGTCTATGTCTCCTCTTTCGGAGTCCAAATGTTCAGAACTAAACACTGTCATTGTCTTTCAGCCTGGAGATGCAGTGATGTACGCAGCAGTGTGTTCTGCTCCCAGAGGCTCCTCCTGCAGAACAGCTCCAGTGGAATACAGTAGCGACGCCGTAGTTTATTC
This genomic window contains:
- the LOC114545444 gene encoding signal-regulatory protein beta-2-like — its product is MLFTNCKSQADAGVNPISDSGVQQRESEPVQPVDSVTLSCSVHTGRCAAEHISVTWLKNSHHSAPQMIYYSGNKSCRRTESGETSCVYELLLRNLSSDDAGTFYCVLTSCGQMLFGNGTRIIVHRDVAFTESVDLSPTFIALMLSNTVLGIGTLVLVWTLCKNHKKDPTAASGSRDGSLEANQPGDAVMYAAVCSAPRGSSCRTAPVEYSSDAVVYSHVKYSQQD